From the Senegalimassilia faecalis genome, one window contains:
- a CDS encoding ATP-binding protein, with amino-acid sequence MPASCNLTSAANRAVALLLCALLAFACVPAAPGAAQAADMDASERFAAPSEASTPVGESLHNSEAASTESNASNAGDQNTATSDGETNGAQTVRVGWLLNNQDFQSGMPGEYQSGWGYEYLQTLSYYAPAWNYEYVPGTFTELMDKLEAGEIDLMPNISYTPERAEKLLYSTNAQGTEHYYIYAKPSNDALTQGDPAALNGMTIGCNSGVMQTEAGMQWLSDEGVTCNYKFYSTGNELFDALSNDEVDAIIMNDTMSSEDAQPVFSVGESNYFLVTPKSRPDLMSQINAAMTSISAANPRYNDEVKTRYSVGNAGTSALTNTERSWLAARGNTIKFGYLDNVLPYSTERGSELAGALTELINTLENQFGVKIEATAFQSNAELQDALANGAVDVIAPVYKDYWIAEQAGCIQSASFASTALVALYSSNDLDAALGSIAQAPAQLVNKAVLDTRYPQANITEYADAVGCIEAVKTGRAGCTIVSVPALNPLREKVDMSDLKTTELAEGAELTCWMRKGDYTLLSIVSKGVINSKDALTAATYSQDTRTEDESAFAEFVSKHRIIIVVSVLMVLIVFILVLVWLLRRARLAQQEAQAANAAKTAFLSRMSHDIRTPLNGIIGLLEIGDLHPDDAKLATQNRKKAKVAADHLLTLINDILEMSKIEDRAVELENEPFDLEDLIRDIYMLGQLRANERGVDLAIKGARTLDFPNVYGSPVHVRRVLLNLVDNCIKYNKPGGSVTCTTVNLGVEGDVVTYRFTIADTGIGMTPEFLERIFEPFTQANDDARSNYQGTGMGMPIVKALVEEMGGVITATSTLGEGSTFTVMLPFTIDRNPQTHQSDDENASDISLTGMSVMLVEDNELNTEIARTLLENEGAQVTCAADGQEAVDLFCSKAPGTFDVILMDVMMPKMNGYEATRAIRLSDRPDAATVPIVAMTANAFAEDVQTAKEAGMNDHVSKPIQLDILKEALAKYRHG; translated from the coding sequence TTGCCAGCTTCGTGCAACCTGACATCGGCCGCAAACCGCGCAGTCGCGCTGCTTTTGTGCGCGCTGCTGGCGTTCGCATGCGTTCCCGCCGCCCCCGGCGCGGCGCAGGCCGCAGACATGGACGCAAGCGAGCGATTCGCCGCCCCCAGCGAAGCCTCCACCCCCGTCGGCGAATCGCTCCACAACAGCGAAGCCGCTTCCACGGAAAGCAACGCCTCGAACGCCGGCGACCAAAATACCGCCACGTCCGACGGCGAAACCAACGGCGCGCAAACCGTGCGCGTCGGCTGGCTGCTGAACAACCAGGACTTTCAAAGCGGCATGCCCGGCGAATACCAATCGGGCTGGGGTTACGAATACCTGCAAACGCTTTCGTACTACGCGCCCGCGTGGAATTACGAATACGTTCCCGGCACGTTCACCGAGCTTATGGACAAGCTTGAGGCCGGCGAAATCGACCTTATGCCCAACATCTCCTACACGCCCGAGCGCGCCGAAAAGCTGCTGTATTCCACGAACGCGCAAGGCACCGAACACTACTACATCTACGCCAAGCCCAGCAACGATGCGCTCACGCAAGGCGACCCTGCGGCGCTCAATGGCATGACCATCGGCTGCAACAGCGGCGTCATGCAAACCGAAGCGGGCATGCAATGGCTCTCCGACGAAGGCGTGACCTGCAACTATAAGTTCTACAGCACCGGCAACGAGCTGTTCGACGCCCTTTCGAACGACGAAGTGGACGCCATCATCATGAACGACACGATGTCGTCCGAGGATGCGCAGCCCGTGTTCAGCGTTGGCGAAAGCAACTACTTCCTGGTCACGCCTAAATCTCGCCCCGACCTTATGAGCCAGATCAACGCCGCCATGACGTCCATCAGCGCGGCGAACCCGCGCTACAACGATGAGGTGAAAACCCGCTACTCCGTAGGCAACGCCGGCACGTCGGCGCTCACGAACACCGAGCGCTCGTGGCTTGCCGCGCGCGGCAACACCATCAAGTTCGGCTATCTTGACAACGTGCTGCCCTACAGCACCGAAAGAGGCAGCGAGCTTGCAGGCGCGCTGACCGAGCTGATCAACACGCTGGAAAACCAGTTTGGGGTAAAAATAGAAGCAACGGCTTTCCAGTCGAACGCGGAGCTGCAAGACGCGCTTGCAAATGGCGCCGTTGACGTTATTGCGCCCGTTTACAAGGACTACTGGATTGCCGAGCAGGCCGGATGCATCCAATCGGCATCGTTTGCCAGCACGGCACTTGTTGCCCTGTACAGCAGCAACGACCTTGACGCCGCATTGGGTTCCATCGCCCAGGCGCCTGCGCAACTGGTGAACAAAGCCGTGCTGGACACGCGCTACCCCCAGGCAAACATCACCGAATACGCTGATGCAGTCGGGTGCATCGAAGCCGTGAAGACCGGGCGCGCTGGCTGCACGATTGTGTCAGTTCCCGCATTGAATCCCCTTCGCGAAAAGGTCGATATGAGCGACCTGAAAACAACGGAACTTGCCGAAGGCGCCGAGCTGACCTGCTGGATGCGCAAGGGCGATTACACCCTGCTCAGCATCGTGAGCAAAGGCGTCATCAACTCGAAAGACGCCCTCACGGCGGCAACGTACTCGCAAGATACCCGCACCGAAGACGAATCCGCTTTCGCGGAATTCGTCAGCAAGCATCGAATTATCATCGTCGTCAGCGTGCTTATGGTGCTGATAGTGTTTATCCTTGTCCTCGTGTGGCTGCTGCGGCGCGCACGCCTCGCGCAACAGGAAGCGCAAGCCGCCAACGCCGCGAAAACGGCGTTCTTGTCGCGCATGAGCCACGACATCCGCACGCCCTTAAACGGCATCATCGGCCTGCTGGAAATCGGCGACCTGCATCCCGACGACGCGAAGCTTGCCACGCAAAACCGCAAGAAGGCGAAAGTGGCGGCCGACCATCTGCTCACGCTCATCAACGACATCCTTGAGATGAGCAAAATCGAAGACCGCGCCGTTGAGCTGGAGAATGAGCCGTTCGATCTTGAGGACCTCATCCGCGACATCTACATGCTGGGGCAGCTGCGCGCCAACGAGCGCGGCGTCGACCTCGCCATTAAAGGCGCACGCACCCTCGACTTCCCCAACGTGTACGGCAGCCCCGTGCACGTGCGACGCGTGCTGCTGAACCTTGTCGACAACTGCATCAAGTACAACAAACCCGGCGGCAGCGTCACCTGCACAACCGTGAACCTGGGCGTAGAGGGCGACGTGGTGACGTACCGCTTTACCATCGCCGACACGGGCATCGGCATGACGCCGGAATTCCTCGAGCGCATCTTCGAGCCGTTCACGCAGGCCAACGACGACGCGCGCAGCAACTACCAGGGCACCGGCATGGGCATGCCCATCGTAAAGGCGCTTGTCGAGGAGATGGGCGGCGTCATCACGGCAACCAGCACGCTGGGCGAAGGCAGCACGTTCACAGTGATGCTGCCGTTCACCATCGACCGCAACCCGCAGACGCATCAAAGCGACGACGAAAACGCCAGCGACATCTCCCTTACCGGCATGAGCGTCATGCTGGTTGAAGACAACGAGCTGAACACCGAGATTGCCCGCACGCTGCTGGAGAACGAAGGCGCGCAGGTTACGTGCGCCGCCGATGGTCAGGAAGCCGTTGACCTGTTCTGCAGCAAGGCGCCGGGCACGTTCGACGTCATCCTCATGGACGTGATGATGCCGAAGATGAACGGCTACGAGGCCACGCGCGCCATCCGCTTGAGCGACCGCCCCGACGCCGCCACCGTGCCCATCGTGGCCATGACGGCCAACGCGTTCGCCGAGGACGTGCAAACCGCCAAAGAAGCCGGCATGAACGACCACGTTTCCAAGCCCATTCAGCTCGACATTCTTAAGGAAGCCCTAGCGAAATACCGCCACGGGTAG
- a CDS encoding ATP-binding protein codes for MTALDAWKNSKRRKPLILNGARQVGKTWLLKEFGTTRYDNVAYANFDGSVALAASFAADFDMRRILTNLQAATGEKIVEGSTLLILDEIQECPRALTSLKYFQEQAPNIHIAAAGSLLGPTVHEGTGFPVGKVNMLDLHPLDFREFLDATGNTMLRELVDEGDPTSINAFGPKLTELLKQYYFAGGMPEAVAAFIDDGALESARNVQEEILRSYRLDASKHLSARETEHVLAVWDSLPAHLSRENKKFVFGQIHDGARARDYRSAITWLVQAGLATRVDRVSKPGVPLSSYASDNAFKLFCLDIGLLGALSGLNQQAIAEGNAAFTEFKGALTEQYVCQQLVASCGLEPFYWSADNSRGEIDFLAQKAGKTYAIEVKAEENLRAKSLRAFKERYPDVQALRFSLSGYQQQDWMANVPLYAMFSEKLWG; via the coding sequence ATGACAGCGCTCGATGCATGGAAGAACTCCAAGCGCCGCAAGCCCCTTATCCTCAACGGAGCCCGCCAGGTCGGCAAAACATGGCTACTCAAAGAATTCGGCACAACGCGCTACGACAACGTCGCCTACGCCAACTTTGATGGATCAGTAGCACTTGCCGCGTCTTTTGCCGCCGACTTCGATATGCGGCGAATCCTCACCAACCTGCAAGCGGCCACGGGGGAGAAAATCGTCGAAGGCTCCACGCTGCTTATCCTCGACGAGATTCAAGAGTGCCCGCGCGCGCTAACCTCGCTTAAATACTTCCAGGAACAAGCGCCCAACATCCACATTGCCGCCGCCGGATCGCTGCTCGGCCCTACCGTTCACGAAGGCACGGGGTTTCCCGTCGGCAAAGTTAATATGCTTGATTTGCACCCGCTCGACTTCCGTGAGTTTCTCGACGCAACGGGAAACACCATGCTGCGCGAGCTCGTTGACGAAGGCGACCCGACAAGCATCAACGCATTTGGACCGAAGCTTACCGAGCTGCTCAAACAATATTATTTCGCTGGAGGCATGCCGGAAGCCGTTGCGGCGTTCATCGACGACGGCGCTCTCGAAAGCGCGCGTAACGTGCAGGAGGAAATCCTTCGCTCGTATCGACTCGATGCGTCAAAGCACCTAAGCGCACGCGAAACCGAGCACGTCCTTGCAGTCTGGGATTCACTACCTGCTCATCTGTCGCGCGAGAACAAAAAGTTCGTGTTCGGCCAAATCCACGATGGCGCCAGAGCGCGCGATTACCGCTCGGCGATAACCTGGCTTGTCCAGGCTGGGCTCGCAACAAGGGTCGACCGAGTCTCGAAACCAGGCGTCCCCCTTTCCTCGTATGCAAGCGACAACGCATTCAAACTATTCTGCCTGGATATAGGCTTGCTTGGGGCACTTTCGGGGCTCAACCAGCAAGCTATCGCAGAAGGCAACGCGGCATTCACGGAATTCAAAGGCGCGCTGACCGAGCAGTACGTCTGCCAGCAGCTTGTCGCAAGCTGCGGACTTGAACCGTTTTACTGGTCCGCCGACAATTCCCGCGGAGAAATTGACTTTCTTGCACAAAAGGCCGGGAAAACTTACGCCATCGAAGTAAAGGCCGAAGAGAACCTTCGAGCAAAGAGTTTACGCGCTTTCAAAGAACGCTATCCCGATGTTCAAGCGCTGCGGTTTTCCCTTTCCGGCTACCAACAACAAGACTGGATGGCGAACGTGCCGCTCTATGCCATGTTCAGCGAGAAGCTGTGGGGATGA
- a CDS encoding helix-turn-helix transcriptional regulator, whose protein sequence is MGERETKTQRATAQLLTPAIWGIGIALGCVLAWPLMAFQSMNLYAGFDNREAILDQAYLLSIVATTATLAACGLFHKSFDRVLGSVLARWVFPAGMAIGTLLILGAGAPGAAGTAFAVGFGLATGVFSGLFLMNFGAVIGMLSIRQSAAAIAIGYLLSSVLFFAFLFFGQLEATLMCASMGPVAAVFLFYGVSDLKMDKRQANSLPAQADPDDADKRQLHSLILAFGLTMLVAGASYELSRTLYVQMGHFAAGAVTPYAVAQGAVTTLTAVGSISVALVLITSRGIKGPEVVYRLITTFLLIGALLLPVPMLFPEVPAFVPLSIDVAAFQCLGMGMWILIAGLCRRYQTSCLFAFGIIRAVWAAGPLVGMLVGRWLWYGVGLDAQGAFTAAATCVLLIVLVNNFVFTERSLALALSIMPTDRKQRFQDRCRAVIERYGLTEREGEVMIMFAKGRNLPYVQEELCLSKSTVSTHRQHIYQKLGVHSAQEMIDLIQEEKG, encoded by the coding sequence TTGGGGGAAAGGGAAACCAAAACGCAGCGCGCTACGGCGCAGCTGCTGACGCCGGCCATTTGGGGCATCGGCATTGCGTTGGGGTGTGTGCTGGCGTGGCCGCTCATGGCGTTTCAGAGCATGAACCTGTACGCCGGGTTCGACAATCGTGAGGCCATCCTCGATCAAGCATACCTGCTGTCCATCGTTGCCACCACGGCCACGCTGGCGGCGTGCGGCCTGTTCCACAAAAGCTTCGACCGCGTGTTGGGTTCGGTGCTCGCGCGCTGGGTTTTCCCCGCAGGCATGGCCATAGGCACGCTGCTTATCCTGGGCGCCGGCGCGCCCGGAGCTGCCGGCACGGCGTTCGCCGTGGGCTTCGGCCTGGCAACGGGCGTGTTCTCGGGCTTGTTTCTGATGAATTTCGGCGCCGTCATCGGTATGCTTTCCATTAGGCAGTCCGCCGCCGCCATCGCCATCGGCTACCTGCTTTCCAGCGTGCTGTTCTTCGCGTTTCTGTTCTTCGGGCAGCTTGAAGCCACGCTCATGTGCGCCAGCATGGGGCCCGTTGCCGCCGTGTTTCTGTTCTACGGCGTGTCCGACCTGAAGATGGACAAGCGGCAGGCGAACTCGCTGCCGGCGCAGGCCGACCCCGACGACGCCGACAAGCGCCAACTGCACAGCCTTATCTTGGCGTTCGGCCTGACCATGCTGGTGGCCGGCGCATCCTACGAGCTGTCGCGCACGCTGTACGTGCAGATGGGGCACTTCGCCGCGGGCGCCGTCACGCCCTACGCCGTGGCGCAGGGCGCCGTCACCACGTTGACGGCCGTAGGCTCCATCAGCGTGGCGCTGGTGCTTATCACGTCGCGCGGCATCAAAGGCCCCGAGGTGGTCTATCGTCTAATCACCACGTTTCTGCTGATAGGCGCGCTGCTTTTGCCCGTGCCGATGCTGTTTCCCGAAGTGCCCGCGTTCGTGCCGCTATCCATCGACGTTGCGGCGTTTCAGTGCCTGGGCATGGGCATGTGGATTTTGATTGCCGGCCTGTGCCGCCGCTACCAAACGTCGTGCCTGTTCGCGTTCGGCATCATCCGCGCGGTCTGGGCCGCCGGCCCGCTTGTGGGCATGCTGGTAGGACGCTGGCTGTGGTACGGCGTGGGGCTTGACGCGCAGGGAGCGTTCACCGCAGCAGCCACGTGCGTGCTGCTCATCGTGCTGGTGAACAACTTCGTGTTCACCGAGCGCTCGCTGGCGCTGGCGTTAAGCATCATGCCCACCGACCGCAAGCAGCGCTTCCAAGACCGCTGCCGCGCCGTCATCGAGCGCTACGGCCTGACCGAGCGCGAAGGCGAGGTCATGATCATGTTCGCGAAAGGCCGCAACCTGCCCTACGTGCAGGAGGAGCTGTGCCTGTCGAAGAGCACCGTCAGCACGCATCGCCAACACATCTACCAAAAACTCGGCGTCCACTCCGCCCAAGAAATGATCGACCTCATCCAAGAAGAAAAGGGCTAA